The Phocoena sinus isolate mPhoSin1 chromosome 12, mPhoSin1.pri, whole genome shotgun sequence genome includes a window with the following:
- the LOC116763783 gene encoding type 2 phosphatidylinositol 4,5-bisphosphate 4-phosphatase-like produces MSPPYLQESSPRAELPPPYTAIASPDASGIPVIKCHVCQSLINLDGKLHQHVVRCMVCNDSRPVKSPPTRKKYVRCPRNCLLVYKDTSQQIGCPRPTCRHIINLGLVMLISEEQPAQPASPVQPQGTRIMCGHCGNMFLWMELRFNTLARCPHCKKISSVGSARPRRCCCACITIGMIRIFTGVGLTVGTQDFARQFHATYVSWAVAYLLALICLI; encoded by the coding sequence ATGTCCCCACCATACTTACAAGAAAGCAGCCCCAGAGCAGAACTCCCACCTCCATACACAGCCATCGCCAGCCCAGACGCCAGTGGTATTCCAGTAATAAAGTGCCATGTGTGCCAATCTCTCATCAATTTGGATGGCAAGCTTCACCAGCACGTGGTTAGGTGCATGGTTTGCAATGATTCTAGGCCAGTCAAAAGTCCCCCAACAAGGAAGAAGTATGTTAGATGCCCTCGTAATTGTCTCCTCGTTTATAAGGACACATCCCAGCAAATAGGATGTCCAAGACCCACCTGTAGACACATAATTAACCTTGGCCTAGTAATGCTTATTTCTGAAGAACAGCCAGCTCAACCCGCATCGCCAGTCCAACCACAAGGTACAAGGATCATGTGTGGGCACTGTGGAAACATGTTCTTATGGATGGAACTGAGGTTCAACACTCTGGCAAGATGCCCACACTGCAAAAAAATCTCCTCAGTGGGTAGTGCACGTCCTCGAAGGTGCTGCTGTGCGTGTATTACCATTGGAATGATACGTATTTTCACTGGAGTTGGATTAACTGTTGGCACCCAAGATTTTGCAAGGCAATTTCATGCAACCTATGTTTCTTGGGCAGTTGCTTATCTCTTAGCTTTGATCTGCCTTATCTGA